In Pectinophora gossypiella chromosome 5, ilPecGoss1.1, whole genome shotgun sequence, a genomic segment contains:
- the LOC126367173 gene encoding formylglycine-generating enzyme produces MYLPVIFILIIQISYSHNRKSGCGCNIGRTYSQKKDFTSVFGIQKIEQCPIGLLTDDFQDLNPDSTEDMVLIPVGSYQVGTDDVAIESDKEGPKRIIDLKSFYLDKYEVSNRDFSRYVMLTNYKTEAEEFGDSFVFSLFLNSTFKEQLKDYRVVQALWWYKVFGADWKHPYGPDSNITGVMDHPVIHVSWRDARAYCAWRGARLPSEAEWEAACRGGHRDTKYPWGNKLFPDRKHMANIWQGTFPNHNSAKDGYVATNPVNMFPPNDFGLYNMAGNVWEWTENAWSPDKPQEKVKKGGSYLCHRSYCYRYRCSARSHNTEDSTAGNLGFRCAKSVNKY; encoded by the exons ATGTATTTACCTGTTATTTTTATCCTCATAATACAAATTTCATACTCTCACAACCGGAAGAGTGGTTGTGGGTGTAATATAGGGCGGACTTATTCCCAAAAAAAGGACTTTACTAGTGTATTTGGAATTCAGAAGATTGAGCAGTGTCCCATTGGTTTACTAACTGATGATTTTCAAGATCTCAACCCTGATTCTACTGAAGATATGGTCCTGATACCAGTTGGAAGTTATCAGGTCGGTACTGATGATGTAGCTATAGAAAGCGACAAAGAGGGTCCGAAAAGAATCATTGACTTGAAAAGTTTCTACCTGGACAAATACGAAGTATCAAACAGGGATTTTAGtcgatatgttatgttaactaaTTATAAGACTGAAGCAGAAGAATTCGGAGAtagttttgtattttctttattcCTGAACAGTACTTTTAAGGAGCAACTTAAAGACTATCGTGTTGTACAGGCTCTGTGGTGGTATAAAGTTTTTGGTGCTGATTGGAAACATCCATATGGACCGGATTCTAATATAACAG GTGTTATGGACCACCCAGTGATCCACGTATCCTGGCGAGATGCACGAGCGTACTGCGCGTGGAGGGGGGCACGGCTGCCATCTGAAGCAGAATGGGAAGCAGCTTGTCGGGGTGGTCACCGTGACACCAAGTACCCGTGGGGCAATAAGCTGTTCCCTGATCGAAAGcatat GGCTAACATATGGCAAGGGACGTTTCCAAATCACAACTCAGCTAAAGACGGATATGTCGCCACAAATCCAGTTAATATGTTTCCACCCAATGACTTTGGTCTTTACAACATGGCTGGCAACGTTTGGGAGTGGACTGAAAATGCTTGGTCACCTGATAAG CCACAAGAGAAAGTGAAGAAAGGAGGTTCATATCTGTGCCATCGCTCGTATTGTTACCGTTACCGGTGTTCAGCTCGCTCACACAATACCGAGGACAGTACAGCAGGGAACCTCGGCTTCCGATGCGCGAAATCTGTTAATAAATACTAA